The Alosa alosa isolate M-15738 ecotype Scorff River chromosome 17, AALO_Geno_1.1, whole genome shotgun sequence genomic sequence aaagaaaaacaaaatgaagagAAAAATTGAACTACAAAGGTTCCTAATAAATGAGCTGAAGGAGGTTGAGCACAGCAAAACTGACCTGGACAACCACGTTTATGAAGAGAAATCACTAATCACTATGCCCATGGATATCCCTGAAGATATTCTAAATGCCCTAGACGATCTGGACACATTCTTGGATAAACAGTTGGAAGTATCAGAGAGACATGAACGAGAAGATGCCGTGCTCGACAGTCTCCTGTTTAAAGTGGACTCGACTCTGGGTAAGTAGAATACAGTATATCTGCTCACATTGGGTGTAAGAAGTAGCCTTGCATCACCAAAACCCAACTTGAGCAATAAGTGGGCTATGTAAAACGTGAGCTCacatttaaaacataaaaatggTTCAGTTAATTTGAATAAAGTGCTCCTCCAATTTGTTTCGCTTCAGAAGGACAAATAAAATGCTCCTCCAATTTGTTTCGCTTCAGAAGGACAAATAAAATGCTCCTCCAATTTGTTTCGCTTCAGAAGGACAAATGAAaaggaagagaaacagagagcatGGAGGCCAGACGCTGGAGACAGGAAAGAGAGGGCGAAGCGAGAGGCCTGTTCCTGGAGTGCCCTACAAATTCACAATGACTCCGTTCCTGGAGTGCCCTACAAATTCACAATGACACCGTTCCTGGGAGGAGGTTTTGTGTGGTAGGACACAGCAGCAGTCGACTGACAAGGACAAGGACCATCACCAACAATCAATAAAACCAAAACCAGAAGCCAGACTTCTGGTGATCTTCACTGTTTCTCCTCTATTCATTTCTCAAATATAATTCTGCACCCTAATGACTTGTAGGACCAGTAAGGACCAGATGGGAACGTATGATCCCTCTatacttttatttgttttataaaatgtacatattaTCAGATACAAGTCCAGTATGCAAAAATGCTGAATTATTACTGAATGAACTATTACTGAACATCATCTTAACCAAATTCAACCACTAGAATGGAGAATATAACTTTACGGAGTTAATACTGATGAGGATATGGATAAAACTAAAAGAAGACCAAAAAGGAACTACAAAAGCTACTAATAAATACAATTCAAATATCCCCCTATATTTCTTATTTGTTTTATGAAAAGTacatatacagtaatttcctgtgtattagctgcattgtgtataaaccgcaggacagtgttttatgcaagtttaaaaaaaaaaaaaaaaaaaaacatattaataccatattaactgcccctgtgtattaacctcatagctgaagaaattttgcaaaatcaatgtataaacctcggctaatagttgggaaattacggtaacaTTGAAGCTAACATTTACGATACAGTGTAGAGGAGACTATAGCTAGGAGTAGGATATGactctgagtgtgtttgtatgactgcatgtgtgtgtaccgcTGCCTCACCTGGGGTACCTGCGCAGCATGAGGAAGCGCAGGCGTTCCTTGGCCTCCTCTAGGGAGCATGGCGGCCGGTGACATGTCTCTGGACTCTGGCTCTGCTCCAGACGGAAGCACAGCGACTGCATCCGCTCCAAAAGGTCCGAGCGCTCCTGTCCCACCGACACCCACTGCACCCCGTCAGGGAAGCACTCTGAGTGGAACAGAGATGAGAAGGGAAGGGGAgtaaagggagagggagaataataaacacataaacaacatttccatgtatgtatgtactgggatgtatggatggatgtatggatggatgtatgtatggatggatggatagatgcaTTTATTCCAAAGATTacacaaagttttttttacagaaaGAGCTTTATCATTTTTGAGTAACAAATCCAAACCATTTCAATAATCCCTTCACACAGGTGGTGTCTGAATATCAACAATGTGTTACCCAAATGTGAGTAAAACATATATAGTTTTTTCCCAAAACACTATAAATCCATTTATGTCATGTTATGTCATCCAAGTCATGTTGTTTAATTTTGTAtgtcaggtaatatcaataaaagtgtaatgcagttgtgttgttttgattgagtaaagataaatcaaaaaACAATAACACATTACAGTTCCACTggaattacttggaaaacattttttataaagaaagaaaaaaaatatttataaaaattcaataaaatggtggatatagcgtATTAGAAAAGAGCTTCTCATATTAAGTAGCATGTTAAGTAAATTGTTTATTGATATCAAGTCATACAAGCTAAGCCAAATGAGTAGGACAACGCAGAAACATGTGGCATGTCTCTCAGGACTTGAGGATGAGTACAGTGAACACCAACCTCCTCTTCTTAGTAATATCATATTCATGTAATTATTCAATTTCTACACTGTCCACAAAATGAATGTATTTTCTCTGACGCTTAATCCGACAGGTCTGTGGGGGGTTACCTGTGATGAGGGCATGGTCCCTCACAGCCTCGGCAGCGAGGACGGACTTGCCCGAGCCGGCCATGCCGTAGACGGTCACCCACCCGGGCCCGGTCTGCAGCAGGTACAATTTGGCCCGCACCTGGTTGAGCAGCGAGGGCCGGCTCACGAAGACCACGGGTCTCTGGGGCACACCACCCTCACTCAGCATCACCTGGACTGCAaggtgggaacacacacacacacacacacacacacgcacgtgcatgcgcacgcgcacacacacacgcatacgcacacacacacacacacacacacgcacgaccaGTTAATGCCTACATACAATAACTAATTAGGAACAATTCTCCTGAAATATATAACATACCTCCATGTAGCAATCATCTTAAGACAGGTCACGTGAATATATAAAATGCTTCATTGATGATTCACCACCTATCTGACTAACTACTTGGCATACTGTAAGTCCAAGTGACaactacaaaacaaacaattgTATAATCCTCTTAAGTCTGATGCAAACTAAGCTTATCCACAAGCAATCGCTGACTGTCCCGACACAACTTACTCAGGTCAGACGACTTCTTAAGTTTGTACAATGTGCAGTCCGGCTGGTTTCACTTGTATTCGACAATAGGTCATGACTAAAGCCCAGGTAGAGGGTATTTTTCTCTCTTAAAAGAGatcgagttgttttttttttagattttacGAAACAAACATTTAGTCATGAGACAACAGCATGAGAATTGGTGCAGTATCAAACTAGCATGTCAGTACCAGCCATGCCTGTGGCTGTGCAATGCAATGCTAGGGGGGCATGTATGTCCTCAAAATACACCTTTCCGCAGAAATCTAAGCTCAACATGTCTTTACATGTGTAGGCCAACATGGACAGGATCCCTACGGAGATACAACACACCTGTCTGCCTATTGATAACATCAGTGCTCGCTTACCCAGAGCAGTGCCGCCATCCGAGAAGCTCTTCTCGCCCTCGGGAGAGACCTGCGGCAGGGCTGGATGGAGCAGGCTGGCCAGGTCTCCATAGCTCTCCCTGACCAGGGCGTTGTAGAAGGAGATGTAAGCTCGATTGTCCTTCCGAAGGAGAACCTCCAGCAAGGCAGCGGCCTGCTCTTTCCTAGTGGACTAAAagcaagagggagaggtggacaCTTATTATGCTGATTGCCATGAGTGGCTGACCAACaccaatgaacacacacacacacaaccaccaccctTTCCATTTCATCACCAGTCAGCAACCCATCACTGAttaagttcacacacacacacacacacacacacacacacaaggcttggGCCACCAACCTTGTTCCGGACCCTCTCTTCCTCGTCTGCGGTCAGTACACCATCACTGATCATGTGATCCATCAGGTAGTTAGCTTTGATGTCCGCCTCCAGGCTTGACCGAGAGCGCAGCAAAAGGCTCCGAGCCCGTTCCTCCATCCTTCCAGGCAGACGCACAATAGGACATGCAGCCTCTTGAAAGAAAGATTCAGAGTAAGAGTGTGTCATTGTGAAACCGGCGTTGCTGGCTAGCTTGGTAACTGCGGTTATTGTACATGTCAATTCAGGCATGACAGAGCAAAAACAAAATTGAGTAACCTAACACAAACTGAAACTACCCGCCTAATAGCTTTGATAGCTCAAAGAGACACAACATTAATGTCTTTGAATAAGTTATGCTATGGATAGAACGTGACAGTAATCACTACAAGAAACAGTTGGGAAACATCTGGTTTCGACAGTTATCTTAAGCTGACGTTGACATTTACCTGTCAATTAGCAGCAGTGCAATTACAGGAAGTGGCATAAAGACAACTTGAACTTCGTTTTCGTGTTACCTGTTATAGCTAGTTTCGATCATACTTTCTGAAAGTAATATAACCTATGTGCTTATTTGGTCACAACTCCTCATTTATTGATTCTACATGACATGACACTCCATTATTCCAAGACAGTGATAACAATGAGATAAGAGTTGACAAAGACGtgcaaaagcaaacaaaaactTACGGACGAATTTCTGATCTTATGGGTGAACTCTTGCTCTTAACCCGCAACCACCGGTGTGGTTATCAAATCCTTTCAATTCCTCGAAGTTGTCTCTCGGGTGTGATTGTCACACATCAAATTTTTTGAATCGAAAGCTTCCTTGCTctccaacaaaaacaacttccCCGGCGTCATCGATCCAATAAGAATCGCGCCTTCTTAACACGTGACAGGGTGTGCTACGACCGAGCTGTCACCAGGCAGAGAAGACGTGAGCCGCCTAGCGGTAAGAGCAGGACACACTGTACATACCCTTCACTGTATGTACAGAGAATGTCTAAGATTAATCAGTAACCACAAACATGACTTACAAACATAAATGACAGAATGGGAGCAAACGTCACTGCACAGAGGTCACGTGGATTCTTAcgtggatatatatatatatatatatagacacacacacacacacacacacatctttaattaaaaaaaggTAAATCTGAGATAAGACAGTGAGATCATAGAGAATTCAGTCATTGTACATAAAAAAATCcaagaaagaaaacaacaggCCTGCTGTTGAT encodes the following:
- the LOC125310435 gene encoding uncharacterized protein LOC125310435 — translated: MRFCWFLACCLAARQDECKKIKKCVKKYGLVELKRDLEALGVNIDGHVDETKKKNKKKIKKELQKTLIKELKKIEHDKNGLDNRAYEDVFTMPMDIPEHVLSALNELEALRIYSDEDVDETTKKNKMKRKIELQRFLINELKEVEHSKTDLDNHVYEEKSLITMPMDIPEDILNALDDLDTFLDKQLEVSERHEREDAVLDSLLFKVDSTLEGQMKRKRNREHGGQTLETGKRGRSERPVPGVPYKFTMTPFLECPTNSQ